Proteins encoded in a region of the Triticum dicoccoides isolate Atlit2015 ecotype Zavitan chromosome 3A, WEW_v2.0, whole genome shotgun sequence genome:
- the LOC119270003 gene encoding uncharacterized protein LOC119270003 isoform X1, with the protein MATAAVLILLASLLPALAAGTDSSSSASDYGLALKPSHKCGVVLPVAVGTYDMGTYAPGSAYEATLRHLVATIPAMANAESSGSSYYRESCRDGAGACGRSYVDDAGESPNRIVASGYCSWHRDVKSPDCGACIALAFEEAQRLCPFQRMAEAAVDGGACNCSAHFHDYDIMEQFQHGDPSSDPRWNTPEQVMGVVVEKEENITRMRWACRTLETTIMEILANLGWMSNKRICA; encoded by the exons ATGGCCACCGCCGCGGTCCTCATCCTGCTCGCATCGCTCCTCCCGGCGCTAGCCGCCGGAACCGATAGCAGCTCGTCCGCCTCTGACTACGGCTTGGCCCTCAAGCCTAGTCACAAGTGCGGCGTCGTCCTGCCCGTCGCCGTGGGCACCTACGACATGGGCACGTACGCTCCGGGCAGCGCGTACGAGGCCACCCTGCGCCATCTCGTCGCCACCATTCCCGCCATGGCGAATGCGGAATCCAGCGGCTCCTCTTATTACAGGGAGTCCTGCCGCGACGGTGCCGGCGCGTGCGGGCGCTCATACGTCGACGACGCCGGCGAGAGCCCCAATCGGATTGTGGCCTCCGGCTACTGCTCATGGCACCGGGACGTCAAGTCGCCGGACTGCGGCGCTTGCATCGCGCTGGCCTTCGAGGAGGCGCAGAGGCTGTGCCCGTTCCAGAGGATGGCTGAGGCCGCGGTTGACGGCGGCGCGTGCAACTGCAGCGCACACTTCCACGACTACGACATCATGGAGCAGTTCCAGCACGGCGACCCCAGTA GTGATCCTCGGTGGAACACACCGGAGCAGGTCATGGGCGTTGTTGTGGAAAAAGAGGAGAACATCACGAGAATGAGATGGGCATGCCGAACCTTGGAGACAACAATCATGGAGATCTTAGCTAACCTTGGGTGGATGTCTAACAAAAGAATTTGTGCCTAG
- the LOC119270003 gene encoding uncharacterized protein LOC119270003 isoform X2: protein MATAAVLILLASLLPALAAGTDSSSSASDYGLALKPSHKCGVVLPVAVGTYDMGTYAPGSAYEATLRHLVATIPAMANAESSGSSYYRESCRDGAGACGRSYVDDAGESPNRIVASGYCSWHRDVKSPDCGACIALAFEEAQRLCPFQRMAEAAVDGGACNCSAHFHDYDIMEQFQHGDPSDPRWNTPEQVMGVVVEKEENITRMRWACRTLETTIMEILANLGWMSNKRICA from the exons ATGGCCACCGCCGCGGTCCTCATCCTGCTCGCATCGCTCCTCCCGGCGCTAGCCGCCGGAACCGATAGCAGCTCGTCCGCCTCTGACTACGGCTTGGCCCTCAAGCCTAGTCACAAGTGCGGCGTCGTCCTGCCCGTCGCCGTGGGCACCTACGACATGGGCACGTACGCTCCGGGCAGCGCGTACGAGGCCACCCTGCGCCATCTCGTCGCCACCATTCCCGCCATGGCGAATGCGGAATCCAGCGGCTCCTCTTATTACAGGGAGTCCTGCCGCGACGGTGCCGGCGCGTGCGGGCGCTCATACGTCGACGACGCCGGCGAGAGCCCCAATCGGATTGTGGCCTCCGGCTACTGCTCATGGCACCGGGACGTCAAGTCGCCGGACTGCGGCGCTTGCATCGCGCTGGCCTTCGAGGAGGCGCAGAGGCTGTGCCCGTTCCAGAGGATGGCTGAGGCCGCGGTTGACGGCGGCGCGTGCAACTGCAGCGCACACTTCCACGACTACGACATCATGGAGCAGTTCCAGCACGGCGACCCCA GTGATCCTCGGTGGAACACACCGGAGCAGGTCATGGGCGTTGTTGTGGAAAAAGAGGAGAACATCACGAGAATGAGATGGGCATGCCGAACCTTGGAGACAACAATCATGGAGATCTTAGCTAACCTTGGGTGGATGTCTAACAAAAGAATTTGTGCCTAG